Proteins from a single region of Streptomyces vinaceus:
- a CDS encoding pyridoxamine 5'-phosphate oxidase family protein, whose amino-acid sequence MTTTHNWASFENQEPEFAAIVRARFAQYPHHVLGTLRRDGSPRLTGLNVDIRGGELWLGMMPGSMKARDLQRDPRFALHTNPGAGEEMPDGDARISGRAIELLDPPELHRYAEETETPHPFHLFHADLTEVVLTGIDGDDLVVRTWTPAHGLHTFRRGNDDEPPREDPVS is encoded by the coding sequence ATGACGACCACGCACAACTGGGCATCGTTCGAGAACCAGGAGCCGGAATTCGCGGCGATCGTCCGGGCCCGCTTCGCGCAGTACCCGCACCACGTCCTCGGCACGCTCCGCAGGGACGGCTCCCCGCGGCTGACCGGACTGAACGTGGACATCCGCGGCGGCGAGCTGTGGCTCGGGATGATGCCGGGCTCGATGAAGGCCAGGGACCTCCAGCGCGACCCGCGCTTCGCCCTGCACACGAACCCCGGCGCGGGCGAGGAGATGCCGGACGGGGACGCGCGGATCTCCGGGCGCGCGATCGAGCTGCTGGACCCGCCCGAGCTGCACCGGTACGCGGAGGAGACGGAGACCCCGCACCCCTTCCACCTCTTCCACGCTGACCTGACGGAGGTGGTCCTCACCGGCATCGACGGCGACGACCTGGTGGTCCGCACCTGGACCCCGGCCCACGGCCTCCACACCTTCCGCCGGGGCAACGACGACGAACCCCCGCGCGAGGACCCGGTCAGCTGA